A genomic segment from Truepera sp. encodes:
- a CDS encoding nucleoside-diphosphate sugar epimerase/dehydratase, with the protein MRRLPARPAVKLLVDILLFLAATPLAFALGYEADLGPAGPMLIALAVLVPLKTLLALIIGLPHRSWTALTFRDLGSLVLLASTVVLIGIVGQALFGNSIAVPRSIPLLDGLMTFGLMAGARALTRYRHELGVARIIGPDLRKRVLVVGAGEAGALVVRELHKHPETGLEAVAFLDDDPRKQGQRVSGVPVMGALDDAANVIVTLGIDEVLIAMPSEGGRTVRRVLEQMRQAKPNLTYKIIPGLYQVLSGRVDVKHIREVEIDDLLGREPVELDTEPILGYLSGKRVMITGAGGSIGSELVRQICRFDPSELILFGHGENSIYTLERELDRDWPEVLYHGVIGAVQNGARLDYVFTRYRPDVVFHTAAHKHVPLMEENPEEAVFNNVIGSRNLIALALKHGVTHFVNISTDKAVNPTSVMGASKRTVELLVMDASRRAGPGQTFVSVRFGNVLGSRGSVIPIFKSQIAAGGPVTITDPEMVRYFMTIPEASQLVLQASANGRNGEVYILDMGEPVRIVDLARDLIRLSGFEPDVDIPISYTGIRPGERLVEELMTEAERASQTAHQKIFVAHTETADPEALAATIDALQGAAMRSDHARIRALFEGFLEGCYLSPAVPDKDSEVRLPSEARLVS; encoded by the coding sequence ATGAGGCGGTTGCCGGCCAGGCCGGCCGTCAAGCTCTTGGTGGACATCCTGCTGTTCCTCGCCGCTACTCCCCTCGCCTTCGCGCTCGGCTACGAAGCCGACCTCGGGCCCGCCGGTCCCATGCTGATCGCGTTGGCGGTCTTGGTTCCTCTCAAAACGCTGCTGGCCCTGATCATAGGGCTCCCCCACAGGTCATGGACCGCCCTGACTTTCCGGGACCTGGGCAGTCTCGTCCTGCTGGCTTCAACAGTGGTCCTCATCGGCATCGTTGGCCAAGCCCTATTCGGTAACAGCATCGCTGTCCCCAGGTCCATCCCTCTACTCGACGGGTTGATGACGTTCGGGCTCATGGCGGGCGCCCGCGCCCTCACGCGCTACCGTCACGAGCTCGGGGTCGCCAGGATCATCGGGCCGGATCTCCGCAAGCGCGTCTTGGTGGTGGGGGCCGGTGAGGCGGGGGCACTGGTCGTGCGTGAACTTCACAAGCATCCGGAGACGGGGCTCGAGGCCGTGGCATTCCTCGACGACGACCCGCGCAAGCAAGGACAGCGCGTCTCGGGCGTTCCGGTAATGGGCGCTCTGGATGACGCTGCCAACGTGATCGTCACCCTCGGGATAGACGAGGTGCTCATCGCGATGCCTTCCGAGGGTGGGCGAACGGTGCGTAGGGTCCTCGAGCAGATGCGCCAGGCCAAGCCCAACCTCACCTACAAGATCATCCCCGGCCTGTATCAGGTCCTCTCGGGGAGAGTGGACGTGAAGCACATCCGTGAGGTCGAGATCGACGACCTTCTCGGCCGTGAGCCCGTGGAGCTCGATACCGAGCCGATCCTGGGCTACTTGAGCGGCAAGCGCGTCATGATCACGGGTGCCGGCGGGTCCATCGGGTCGGAACTGGTGAGGCAGATCTGCCGCTTCGACCCCAGCGAACTCATCCTCTTCGGCCACGGTGAGAACAGCATCTACACCCTGGAGCGTGAACTGGATCGTGACTGGCCCGAAGTCCTCTATCACGGTGTGATCGGCGCCGTCCAGAACGGAGCGCGGCTCGACTACGTCTTCACTCGCTACCGCCCGGACGTCGTGTTCCACACCGCAGCGCACAAGCACGTGCCGCTAATGGAGGAGAACCCCGAAGAGGCCGTCTTCAACAACGTCATAGGCAGCCGCAACCTCATCGCCCTCGCGCTAAAACACGGCGTGACTCACTTCGTGAACATCTCGACGGACAAGGCCGTGAACCCGACCTCGGTCATGGGCGCCAGCAAGCGCACGGTCGAGCTCCTGGTGATGGATGCGTCGCGCAGGGCGGGCCCCGGCCAGACCTTCGTGTCCGTCCGCTTCGGCAACGTCTTGGGAAGCCGCGGTAGTGTCATCCCCATCTTCAAGAGCCAGATCGCGGCGGGTGGTCCCGTTACGATCACGGATCCCGAGATGGTGCGTTACTTCATGACCATCCCCGAGGCCTCCCAGCTCGTGCTCCAGGCCTCGGCCAACGGCCGCAACGGCGAGGTGTACATCCTCGATATGGGGGAACCGGTGCGCATCGTCGACCTGGCCCGCGACCTCATCCGCCTCTCGGGCTTCGAACCCGACGTAGATATCCCTATCAGCTACACGGGCATCCGACCCGGCGAACGCTTGGTCGAAGAGCTCATGACCGAAGCGGAGCGTGCGTCGCAAACGGCACATCAGAAGATCTTCGTGGCTCATACCGAGACCGCGGATCCCGAGGCGCTCGCAGCGACCATCGACGCGCTCCAGGGCGCAGCCATGCGCTCCGACCATGCCCGCATCCGGGCGCTGTTCGAGGGCTTCCTCGAGGGCTGCTACTTATCGCCGGCAGTACCGGACAAGGACAGTGAGGTTCGGCTGCCGTCCGAGGCCAGGCTGGTCTCGTAG
- a CDS encoding aldo/keto reductase: MTHETAQGTTVPALGFGTYRLQGADCAEGVAHALELGYRHVDTAQSYENEAEVGKGIAASGVPRADVFLVSKLRPSNYGVAEKATLESLAALGTDYVDLMLLHWPKDADSVSRALESLARLQREGAVKQVGVSNFPTALVTAANEVTRVFCNQVEYHPFLAQTKVLEQAERLDMIVTAYRPLAAGLTGAEPVLREVGARHGKTPEQVALRWLVQQPRVTTIPKSADPARRAANLNVFDFELSDAEMAAVSRLARGQRLVGADGDVEWDA; this comes from the coding sequence ATGACGCATGAGACCGCTCAGGGCACGACCGTGCCGGCCCTAGGGTTCGGAACCTACCGACTGCAAGGCGCGGACTGCGCGGAGGGGGTGGCTCACGCCCTGGAGTTGGGCTACCGCCACGTTGACACCGCGCAGAGCTACGAGAACGAGGCCGAGGTGGGCAAGGGGATCGCCGCCTCGGGCGTGCCGCGGGCCGACGTGTTCCTCGTCAGCAAGCTCCGGCCCTCCAACTACGGCGTGGCCGAGAAGGCGACGCTGGAGAGCCTCGCGGCCTTGGGAACCGATTACGTCGACCTCATGCTCCTTCACTGGCCCAAGGACGCGGATTCGGTTTCCAGGGCGCTCGAGTCTCTGGCCCGGCTGCAGCGCGAGGGCGCCGTGAAACAGGTGGGCGTCAGCAACTTCCCCACGGCGCTCGTGACCGCCGCCAACGAGGTGACGCGCGTGTTCTGCAACCAGGTCGAGTACCACCCGTTTCTCGCCCAGACGAAGGTGCTGGAGCAAGCGGAGCGGCTGGACATGATCGTGACGGCCTACCGCCCACTGGCCGCGGGACTCACGGGGGCCGAGCCCGTCCTGCGGGAGGTCGGGGCAAGGCACGGCAAGACGCCCGAACAGGTCGCGCTGCGCTGGCTGGTGCAGCAGCCTCGCGTGACCACGATCCCGAAGTCGGCCGACCCGGCCCGGCGCGCGGCCAACCTGAACGTTTTCGACTTCGAGCTCTCTGACGCCGAGATGGCCGCGGTCTCGCGCCTGGCGCGCGGCCAGCGGTTGGTGGGCGCCGATGGCGACGTGGAGTGGGACGCTTGA
- a CDS encoding NAD-dependent epimerase/dehydratase family protein, with translation MLVTGGAGFIGSHLVRALLDGGDEVVVLDDLSTGKRENLPASERLTLIVGDVADGVAVAQALAGCAAFAHLAAVASVERSVREPLVTHRTNLQGSIQLFEEAARQGVRRGLYASSAAVYGDSETLPLAEDSELRPLTPYAIDKLAGEYYLAHYHRSGKLNATAFRFFNVFGPRQDPSSPYSGVISIFLDRAGRGAPITVFGDGEQSRDFVYVDDVVAALLAALELQGEAGEMPVYNVGRGESVTLKALLEVVGGLPGVTAPLQVNHAPAREGDIRHSLANPDKLKGALGWAPRTSLAEGLLAIVSG, from the coding sequence GTGCTCGTGACCGGGGGCGCCGGCTTCATAGGCTCTCACCTCGTGCGTGCCCTGCTGGACGGCGGCGACGAGGTCGTGGTCCTCGACGACCTCTCGACCGGAAAACGGGAGAACCTGCCCGCGTCCGAGCGTCTTACCCTGATCGTCGGCGACGTGGCCGACGGGGTAGCGGTGGCCCAGGCCCTTGCTGGGTGCGCGGCGTTCGCGCACCTCGCGGCGGTGGCCTCGGTGGAGCGCTCCGTGCGCGAGCCGCTCGTGACCCACCGCACCAACCTGCAAGGGAGCATCCAGCTCTTCGAGGAGGCGGCACGGCAGGGCGTGAGGCGCGGACTGTACGCGTCTTCTGCCGCGGTCTACGGCGATTCGGAGACGCTTCCGCTAGCGGAGGACTCCGAGCTTAGGCCCCTCACGCCATACGCCATCGACAAGCTTGCAGGCGAGTACTACCTCGCCCATTACCACCGTAGCGGCAAGTTGAACGCCACTGCGTTCAGGTTCTTCAACGTGTTCGGGCCGCGCCAAGACCCCTCGAGCCCCTACTCGGGCGTCATCAGCATCTTCTTGGACCGAGCCGGCCGCGGCGCCCCCATAACGGTGTTCGGGGACGGTGAGCAGAGCCGTGACTTCGTTTACGTGGACGACGTCGTGGCGGCGCTGCTGGCCGCGCTGGAGCTGCAGGGGGAGGCGGGCGAGATGCCCGTTTACAACGTGGGCAGGGGAGAGAGCGTGACGCTGAAGGCGCTACTGGAGGTGGTTGGCGGGCTGCCGGGCGTCACCGCGCCGCTGCAGGTGAACCACGCTCCGGCCCGCGAGGGCGACATCCGGCATTCCCTGGCGAACCCCGACAAGTTGAAAGGCGCGCTCGGCTGGGCCCCGCGTACCTCGCTGGCAGAAGGTCTCTTGGCGATAGTCAGCGGCTGA
- the nadE gene encoding NAD(+) synthase, whose amino-acid sequence MSEAFGPQVLKLADPEATIEEIAAGMRREVRAFRRKGGVLGLSGGIDSSVVAALAARAFGPGNVLGVLMPEADSSPDTLMLSRLAAKSSGIETVLEVITPILEAVGCYRRRDEAFARVIPDYGPGWKAKIVLPSVVDSDAFRIFSVVAQAPDGKVVKERLPLEEYLQVVAATNFKQRTRKMLEYYHADRLNFAVLGTPNRLEYDQGFFVKNGDGAADIKPIAHLYKSQVYQLAEALGVPAEIRSRPPTTDTYSMPQSQEEFYFSLPYDEMDLCLYAVDHGIGADVVAGALGLSAEQVERVFQDIAAKRRVSQYLHAAPRLVVGDEAGA is encoded by the coding sequence ATGAGCGAGGCCTTCGGCCCGCAGGTCCTGAAGCTGGCAGACCCCGAGGCCACCATCGAGGAGATAGCCGCCGGCATGCGCCGCGAAGTGAGGGCGTTCCGGCGTAAGGGGGGCGTGCTCGGGCTGTCGGGAGGCATCGACTCGAGCGTGGTGGCCGCCCTGGCGGCGAGGGCGTTCGGCCCCGGCAACGTGCTGGGGGTACTCATGCCCGAGGCGGATTCCTCGCCCGATACGTTGATGCTCAGCCGCCTGGCAGCGAAGAGCAGCGGCATAGAGACCGTCCTCGAGGTGATAACTCCGATACTGGAGGCCGTCGGGTGCTACCGCCGCCGCGACGAGGCCTTCGCGCGCGTGATCCCGGATTACGGCCCCGGCTGGAAGGCGAAGATCGTTCTCCCCAGCGTCGTCGACTCGGACGCCTTCAGGATCTTCTCGGTCGTCGCCCAGGCGCCGGACGGCAAGGTCGTGAAGGAGCGCCTGCCCCTCGAGGAGTACCTGCAGGTCGTTGCGGCCACCAACTTCAAGCAGCGCACGCGCAAGATGCTCGAGTACTATCACGCCGACAGGCTCAACTTCGCCGTGCTCGGGACGCCGAACAGGCTCGAGTACGACCAGGGCTTCTTCGTGAAGAACGGCGACGGCGCCGCGGACATCAAGCCCATAGCCCACCTCTACAAGTCACAGGTCTACCAACTGGCGGAGGCGCTGGGCGTGCCCGCCGAGATCCGCTCCCGCCCGCCCACCACGGACACGTATTCGATGCCGCAGAGCCAGGAGGAGTTCTACTTCTCGCTGCCGTACGACGAGATGGACCTGTGCCTGTACGCCGTCGACCACGGTATCGGGGCCGATGTGGTGGCAGGCGCGTTGGGCCTGAGCGCCGAGCAGGTCGAGCGCGTGTTCCAGGACATAGCCGCCAAGCGCCGGGTGAGCCAGTACCTGCACGCCGCGCCGCGGTTGGTGGTTGGCGACGAGGCGGGGGCTTGA
- a CDS encoding acyl carrier protein — MAADVATIDKDVRQFLADNFILDDGGAGLEADESLTQAGVLDSMGVLELIMFIEQHFEVSIPDEDTLPENLDSVSRIVGYVSRRLA, encoded by the coding sequence ATGGCAGCCGACGTGGCCACGATAGACAAGGACGTTCGCCAGTTCCTGGCCGACAACTTCATCCTCGATGACGGCGGCGCCGGCCTCGAGGCGGACGAGTCCCTCACCCAAGCCGGCGTGCTCGATTCCATGGGCGTACTCGAACTGATCATGTTCATCGAGCAGCACTTCGAAGTGAGCATCCCCGACGAGGACACGTTGCCCGAGAACCTCGACAGCGTCTCACGCATCGTCGGTTACGTCTCCCGGCGCTTGGCATAG